A segment of the Candidatus Pelagisphaera phototrophica genome:
TTCTAGACACCAGCAATAAACTTTGGGTCAACGAAGTCGCTCCTCGTCCGCATAACAGTGGGCACCATACGATCGAAAGCATAGTCACCTCTCAATACGAACAGCTCCTTCGAGCCATCTTTGGATTTCCGCTGGGAAGTACCCACATAAAAATGCCCTCTGCCATGATTAATCTTCTTGGAGAACCCGGAGTGGAAGGTCCTGTAAAATACGAAGGACTCTCACAATGTATGGAAGAAGAGGGAGTAAAAGTTCACCTCTACGGGAAAAAGACGACAAAGCCCTTTCGAAAAATGGGCCACATAACGATCCTTGCCCCGACTCTGGAAGAGGCAAAAGCGAAAGCGAAATCCGTTAAAAGCAAACTGAAAGTAACATCATGGAAGAGCCACTAGTAAGCATCATAATGGGTTCAGACTCCGATCTGAATGTAATGCAACAGGCCGCAGATATTCTGGAATCCTTCGGGATACCCTTTGAAATGACGATAGTGTCCGCCCACCGAACCCCTGATAGGCTCTATTCGTATTCAAAGTCTGCCCACGAAAGGGGGATAAAAGTCATTATCGCTGGCGCTGGAGGAGCGGCTCACCTTCCGGGCATGGCCGCTGCAATTTCGCCGCTACCCGTTATCGGCGTGCCAGTAAAGTCTTCGAATTCTATCGATGGCTGGGATTCCGTACTCTCGATCCTACAAATGCCGGGTGGCGTTCCCGTAGCTACTGTAGCCCTCAACGGCGCGAAGAATGCGGGCCTTCTCGCGGTTCAAATCCTTTCCACTGCCAACGATACGCTCCGCGACCAATTCATTGAGTATAAAGAAGGCCTCAGCGCTGAAATTCATAGGAAATTGGAAAATCTCAAGAAACCGTAGCCCAGGCCAGTATCAGCGGCGAGGCTCGATGCTTCGTCAACGATTGCTTAAGATCGAGATAGGTCCAAAGCGGGGCAGTTCGGCCAAGAAATGCTGAACGGAGTTGGATGCTTGCCTTTTTTTGATGCATCAATTTTATTCGCATACGACAAATCTTAATGAGCTTATCTTATACCGTTAGAAATCCGATCATTCCTGTATTGCAGCCCACCAAGACATCTGGGTTGTCAGCGACCCAAACAAGATGCCTTTAAACCAATGCTATTAGCATTTATCGGCGCTGTCGCCTTCACAATAGGAGCATCGTTCTATTGCTCTTTGATGGAATCCCTCATTCTGAGCACAACCGTCGCCGAGATTGAAGGTTTAAAGAAAAGCAGACCTCGCAAGGGCGCAAAACTCGAGCACTTGAAGATCGACCTTCCAAATACGATCTCTGCAATTCTCACTCTCAATACAATCGCCAATACTGCAGGTACCGCGTTAGTGGGAGGACTCGCTGTCATAATGTGGGGAAATGCAGTCATCGGGATCATCACGGGGGCAATGACTTTGGGGGTTCTTATTTTTTCCGAGATCATTCCCAAGAATCTCGGGGTTGTCTACCGGACACAGCTTCATCCCTGGATCGTGGACTCGCTCGTCATATTGCGAATCTTGATGACGCCGATCACCTATATGACCAATGCGTCAATCAAACTAGTCGTAAAAGGCGACATCGAAACTGATCCAGACGCGGATGAGAAAGAGATCATTCTCTTAGCCGAAAAGGGTGCAAAGGAAGGAAGCCTCACCTCGGATGAGTCGGACATGGTCGCCAACGCCCTCAAACTTGACGAGGTGCAGGTGAGTGAAATCATGACTCCCCGAGTCGTGGTCACCGCTTTAGATAAGTCTCTTACCGTTGAGGAGGTATTCAAAAAGACCCCTCACTTGCACTTTGCCCGGATACCCGTTTTCGACGAAGAGCTCGACAACATCGTGGGTATCGTTCGGAGACGCGACCTACTCACGCAAATAGCAGACGACAACGACGACGTAAGACTTGTTGACATAATGGACGATGTTCGATTCGTACCCGAAACCGTAACCGCTTATTCCGCGTTACAGTCGATGCTGAAGTCTCACCAACAACTGCTGGCCGTGGTCGACGAGTTTGGATCACTCGCAGGAGTCGTCGCTATGGAGGATATAATGGAGTCCATTCTAGGCAGAGAGATTTTTGAAAAGGATGACGTCGCCATCGACATGCGCGAACTAGCACGGAATGAAAACAGTGAGGCCAACGATCCGCTCACTCATAAGGAATCCTAAATACACCTGTCATGGAGCTTTTAAGGGTCTTCGCCTATCACGTACATCAGCCTCGCCCCTTTCTGATACAGTTCACTGAGACTTTTGGGATTCGATACTATGGTCTAGCCTACATTCTCGGATTCCTCGTAGGGGCCTGGCTTTTGAGCCGATATTATAGAAAAGGCCTGTCACCCTACAACTCGGAACAACAAACTGATCTTTTTGTAGCACTCATCGTCGCAGTGGTTGCAGGCGGTAGGGTTGGGTATTTTCTTTTTTATACTCCGGAACTCATTTTGTCCGAACCTTGGAAAGTTTTTTTCGTTTGGGAGGGAGGTATGGCCAGCCATGGGGGTTTCACCGGAGTCGCAGTCGCTACGCTGTACATTGCCCGGAAACACAGGCAGTCGTTTTGGCTGACCGCGGATCTCGTCTGCTCCTTGGCGCCCGCTGGATTGCTTTTCGGGCGGATTGCAAACTACCTTAACGGCGAACTCTGGGGGAAGGTAACTGACGTTTCATGGGCTGTTCTTTTCTCAACTGCCCCCGACAGAGGTACTCTACCTCGCCATCCTTCTCAACTGTATGAGGCTGCCCTCGAGGGTCTTTTCATGCTGCTGTATTCCCAGTACCGTATCTGGAAAACCCCTACTCTAAAAAAGCATCCTGGATCGCTCGTAGGAGAATTCTTGCTGATCTACTCCATTTTACGTGTCGTTGGTGAGCAGTTTAGAGAGCCGGACGCCGCTCTCACGCTCGGCCTCAGCCGTGGGACCACCCTCTCAATTCTTATGGGTCTAGCGGGGCTTGTTATCGCTGTCAGCACCCGTGAGCGAACCAACGATTCGCGTAAACAATCCTCCTGAGAGGGCTTTCAAAATCCGAGCCACAAACGAAGCCCTAGATTCATCACCACGCAGGTGGCGAGGGAGGCTACAACATCGTCGATAACAACTCCAAATCCACCGTAGTAACGCTGCAGTTTCTTTATTCCTAGTGGTTTGAGAATATCGAAAAGCCGAAATACAAGAAACGTTCCCAAAAGAACAACAGCGCCGTGACCCTCGGCGATGAAAGGCTTGAGCCCAATAAAGCAGATTGGCATTGCGACCACTTCGTCTATGATCACTTCCCCTGGATCCACTTTCTTAAGTCGCTTCTCCGCCTCTCCACATATTCCAACCGCAAAGTAGCAGCTCGCCAACATGAGGAGGGCTCCAACAAAATGGTTTGTAGGGTAAAAGACCACCAGGTACAGCAAGACTCCCGCGGCAGAACCCCAAGTTCCAGGAGCCTTAAAGTCACCCAGACTCCCTAATGTTGCTACCCTGAGAACAACGTGCGTCGGCCAATAACGGGCCCATCTCGGATTCCGCATCATAAAGCCTATCTATCGCCTTCTAGAAATACGAGTTCACCATACTTCTTGAAGTAATTGGCACCCGAATACAGCGTCATGAATACGCATAGTCCAAAAAGTATCAACCCAATCCAATTCAGAGTTTCGGCAGTTTGCACCGCCCACCCACCAGTGCCAGAGCCAAAGTCTTTTCTAAAGACGGCCTCGAGCAAGAAGGCGCCTACCGCCAAAATTTGTGTAACCGTTTTTTGTTTACCTGAACTCTCAGCCGACACAACGACCCCTTTGGTTGCCGCCACTAAACGCATGCCCGTGATCATAAACTCTCGACCAAGGATTAAGAGAACAAGGAAAATATGCACTTGCCCAATATCCACCAGGGCAATCATCAAACCGAGCATCAGAATTTTGTCAGTCAACGCATCCATGAGAATACCAAAGTTCGACACGATCCCTTGCTTGCGAGCAACGTACCCATCTAGCCAATCAGTCAACCCAGCGATCACGAACATTACAAAAGCGCCGGTCGCCGCCCACATAAAGTCCTCCCGCATGAGCCACACAATCAGGAACATCAATGGGATCCGCGAAAGTGTTAGAATGTTAGGTAGATTCATTAAACCGCACTCAAAAGCTATCTATCGTCAAAGTAAAGCTTGAGAGACAGCGAATCCGGTAGATGTAAACATTTCGTTGCAAAAAACTTACCTATAGATTCCCATCGAGGCGGTTTATGAAAGTCTGCATTTACCCAGGTACCTTTGATCCCATTACACACGGCCATTTAGACGTTCTCGAGAGAGCGTGTCGCCTCTTTGACAGTGTGATCATTGCGATTGCCGAAAACCGTGACAAAAAGCCGTTTTTCACAGCGGAGGAACGTCTAAACCTTGTAAACCAAAACATAGAGCAATTCCCAAACGCCTCCGCTATGGTTTTTAGCGGTTTGCTTATCGATTTTGCCAAGGCTCAAAACGCATCTGTCATTATTCGCGGACTAAGAGCCGTATCCGATTTTGAATTTGAGTTTCAAATGGCAAACATGAACCGGCACCTCGGACCTGGAATCGAGACGATTCTAGTAATGACCAAAGAGGGCTATAACTACACCAGCTCTTCCTTGGTTAAGCAAGTGGCCGAGTACGGAGCAGACGTAAGCGAATTTGTTCCGAGTAATGTGGTCAAAGCCCTCAAGGCAAAGCTAGGATAGCATTTCGCAGGCTGGCAACGTCACCGCGGGACCAGAGCAACCGTCCGGCGAGAGGAATACCCGGAATGCCCTTCGTATCCTAATTGCATTTATACCCAATGAAGTCATGCCACCCAGTTGACGTGGGTTCGTTTTCGCTCGATCCGCTCGGACCGAAGGTGGATGGTCGTCGCGAACAATAAGTCGAGAACGTTTCTCAGTCAGTGAACCCATCCACGACTCGCTTTGATCGATGTTAAAATCATCCACGAAGGGACTATTGAGCTCAGTCTCCCAAACTGCTCAACCATCCAAGCCACCATTCAACAGGCCTCCCCTACCCAAAAGACAGCAACCGTATGGGGTAGCCAAGTCGTCGCCCAAGATGCAGGAGATGCGGTTTTTAAATGGCTAAGCCGATTCCTAAAAGAGGATGTTCGCCTCTTAGGAATCGATCGCAGCTACCAGAGGTTCACCAGGAATTCTGATATTGATCAAACGAGCTTGGCCGACGGCTACCCCCTCCTGATTATATCAGGACCCTCTATGGATGACTTAAACGAACGCCTCGACTTTCCTATCGGGATATCCCGTTTTCGTCCCAATATTGTTGTAGATGGCTGCGACCCCTTTGACGAGGACTGCTGGTCTCATATCAAAATCGGCGATTGCCTCCTTAGGGCTTCAGGTCCCCGCACCCGATGCGTGATCACGACACTCGACCCTCAGACTGGACAAGGCCATGGGAAAGAGCCACTCCACACTTTAGCTCAATATCCAAAGACAGAACAAGGTGTCATTTTCGGCCAAAACTTTACCAACGAGTCTAAATCGGGGCAAATTGAAATTGGTATGGAAACCCAGATTCTTTAGCTAGGAGTTATCCCCGGCAAGAATCGACATCATTTCATCGTATAGATGGGGATTGGTTGCCAGATTAGCGTATCCACGTATCTCAGGCAATTCATCCCTTTTGTTTTCGTCGAAAAAGCCATATTTGGCCCCCGCTTCAATCGCGATCAATTTCCCAGCACTCAGGTCCCAAGCTTTGAGATCCTCTTCGTAATAACCGTCGATACGACCACATGCTACCCAACAAAGGTCAAACGCGCAAGAACCGGACCTCCTTATGTCTCTACATCTTTTCCGTATATCTCCTAGTCTTGCGACCAACCGGTCAATTCCTCCCCACCCATGCGGAAATCCGGTCGCGACAAGAGAATTCTCAAGATGATCCGTATCACTCACGTGTATGCATTCATCGTTTAAGAACGCGCCATCATTCTTAATACTCACAAAAATCTCTCCAAGCGCGGGGCAATTCACAACCCCTACCTGAATCTGGCCCTTCATGCAAAACGCTATCGAAATGCAAAACTGAAAGTGACCTCGGGCATAACCGACGGTGCCGTCAATCGGATCGATAATCCAGGTTGGACTTAACAAGTTAGGGCGGGCCGCGGCTGCCCCTTCTGACTCTTCGGTCAAAAAGACGTGTTCGGGATAGGCTTCGCGAATCCCATCTCTAATCAAGTCATTCACTTCCAAGTCTGCAGATGTGACGAGTTCAACGCTTTGCTTATAGCTTTGCGTCAATCCACCATCGCGCATCTCCATAGCTCGATCACCGGCTTTGAGGGCGAGTTTTTTAGCGAAATCCCGTATCTCTCGTAAATACTCTTTCGTTGGAGGCGATTTTATCATGATGCCAATGTTGGAGCGACTAGGGTTTCCAATGAAACAGCGAACATGCGAGCGAATTCGCCCAAAGGAGTGCCACTCCTTTCGATTAACTCTGCTTTTCCTTACTAGACGACTTCTTGCTGGGTGGAAGCAGATTCAAGATTTCCTGCTGCTGCTGATCAAATATAGATAACGAAGACTAACTTCATTCTGTTTTGCATTCAGACACCGTTCTCCGCCCAAAGCTCCCTTTCGCAAGATTCTGACGCACAATCGCCTGAACCAACACTAAATGTTAGCACGCAGCTGTTCACCTTGGAGCAGCAAGACCTAGTATATCAATCTGTTCCTGTTGAGTGCTCACTCTGGTTCCTTGAAGTAAGATACATCATTTCAATGAGGGTACACGCATCATTCAATCAAACCAATAGCTTCGTTTCAAAGAACTACCAAATCGTACAAAAAAAGCGACTCCCTCATGGGAGTCGCTCGTAAATTGTCCTTAATCTGAGCGTTGATTACATCATGCCACCCATGCCACCCATACCGTGGTCATGACCACCGCCCGCTGGGGCCTCTTCCTTCTCAGGAATATCGGTAATCATACATTCGGTCGTGAGAAGC
Coding sequences within it:
- the purE gene encoding 5-(carboxyamino)imidazole ribonucleotide mutase gives rise to the protein MEEPLVSIIMGSDSDLNVMQQAADILESFGIPFEMTIVSAHRTPDRLYSYSKSAHERGIKVIIAGAGGAAHLPGMAAAISPLPVIGVPVKSSNSIDGWDSVLSILQMPGGVPVATVALNGAKNAGLLAVQILSTANDTLRDQFIEYKEGLSAEIHRKLENLKKP
- a CDS encoding CNNM domain-containing protein — encoded protein: MLLAFIGAVAFTIGASFYCSLMESLILSTTVAEIEGLKKSRPRKGAKLEHLKIDLPNTISAILTLNTIANTAGTALVGGLAVIMWGNAVIGIITGAMTLGVLIFSEIIPKNLGVVYRTQLHPWIVDSLVILRILMTPITYMTNASIKLVVKGDIETDPDADEKEIILLAEKGAKEGSLTSDESDMVANALKLDEVQVSEIMTPRVVVTALDKSLTVEEVFKKTPHLHFARIPVFDEELDNIVGIVRRRDLLTQIADDNDDVRLVDIMDDVRFVPETVTAYSALQSMLKSHQQLLAVVDEFGSLAGVVAMEDIMESILGREIFEKDDVAIDMRELARNENSEANDPLTHKES
- the lgt gene encoding prolipoprotein diacylglyceryl transferase translates to MELLRVFAYHVHQPRPFLIQFTETFGIRYYGLAYILGFLVGAWLLSRYYRKGLSPYNSEQQTDLFVALIVAVVAGGRVGYFLFYTPELILSEPWKVFFVWEGGMASHGGFTGVAVATLYIARKHRQSFWLTADLVCSLAPAGLLFGRIANYLNGELWGKVTDVSWAVLFSTAPDRGTLPRHPSQLYEAALEGLFMLLYSQYRIWKTPTLKKHPGSLVGEFLLIYSILRVVGEQFREPDAALTLGLSRGTTLSILMGLAGLVIAVSTRERTNDSRKQSS
- a CDS encoding phosphatidylglycerophosphatase A family protein — protein: MMRNPRWARYWPTHVVLRVATLGSLGDFKAPGTWGSAAGVLLYLVVFYPTNHFVGALLMLASCYFAVGICGEAEKRLKKVDPGEVIIDEVVAMPICFIGLKPFIAEGHGAVVLLGTFLVFRLFDILKPLGIKKLQRYYGGFGVVIDDVVASLATCVVMNLGLRLWLGF
- the pgsA gene encoding CDP-diacylglycerol--glycerol-3-phosphate 3-phosphatidyltransferase — protein: MNLPNILTLSRIPLMFLIVWLMREDFMWAATGAFVMFVIAGLTDWLDGYVARKQGIVSNFGILMDALTDKILMLGLMIALVDIGQVHIFLVLLILGREFMITGMRLVAATKGVVVSAESSGKQKTVTQILAVGAFLLEAVFRKDFGSGTGGWAVQTAETLNWIGLILFGLCVFMTLYSGANYFKKYGELVFLEGDR
- the coaD gene encoding pantetheine-phosphate adenylyltransferase, whose translation is MKVCIYPGTFDPITHGHLDVLERACRLFDSVIIAIAENRDKKPFFTAEERLNLVNQNIEQFPNASAMVFSGLLIDFAKAQNASVIIRGLRAVSDFEFEFQMANMNRHLGPGIETILVMTKEGYNYTSSSLVKQVAEYGADVSEFVPSNVVKALKAKLG
- a CDS encoding inositol monophosphatase family protein; this encodes MIKSPPTKEYLREIRDFAKKLALKAGDRAMEMRDGGLTQSYKQSVELVTSADLEVNDLIRDGIREAYPEHVFLTEESEGAAAARPNLLSPTWIIDPIDGTVGYARGHFQFCISIAFCMKGQIQVGVVNCPALGEIFVSIKNDGAFLNDECIHVSDTDHLENSLVATGFPHGWGGIDRLVARLGDIRKRCRDIRRSGSCAFDLCWVACGRIDGYYEEDLKAWDLSAGKLIAIEAGAKYGFFDENKRDELPEIRGYANLATNPHLYDEMMSILAGDNS